The following coding sequences lie in one Candidatus Nitrospira allomarina genomic window:
- a CDS encoding tetratricopeptide repeat protein yields MNRNIRSIFKMMWTTTLLIGLLSACTSHSKTPSPSSRTSLPAITGEAPTPALENQLLATVKHAEGLGPGNPLLLSSLYSLATYYEDRKEYDKSAAQYERALKLKETANGPNHPDVAAILQRYARMLQAANRPSEAANLRLRSEAILSRPSTPIPSQ; encoded by the coding sequence ATGAATCGGAATATACGATCTATTTTTAAGATGATGTGGACCACCACGCTTTTGATTGGCCTACTCAGCGCATGTACCTCCCATTCAAAAACACCTTCGCCTTCTTCTCGGACCTCGCTTCCGGCAATAACCGGAGAAGCACCCACCCCTGCGTTAGAAAACCAGTTATTGGCCACGGTTAAACATGCTGAAGGGTTAGGACCGGGAAATCCCCTGCTTCTAAGTAGTCTATATAGTTTGGCCACCTATTACGAAGATCGGAAAGAATATGACAAATCCGCTGCGCAATATGAACGGGCCCTCAAATTAAAGGAAACCGCGAATGGCCCAAACCATCCGGACGTGGCAGCCATCCTTCAACGATATGCTCGAATGTTGCAAGCAGCGAATCGACCATCGGAAGCAGCTAATCTCCGCCTACGTTCTGAGGCCATCCTCTCTCGCCCCTCGACTCCCATTCCCAGTCAATAA
- a CDS encoding enoyl-CoA hydratase-related protein — translation MSGLPRIWLTEHPADHVATVTINHPPANVLTPQGISELESTLDDLANHDPVKVIIITGTGRFFIAGADIRMLAEIGSKPKGKKLALTGQRIFNKIAASPKPIIAAINGICLGGGLELALCCHLRLAAEGIQLGLPEVNLGLIPGFGGTQRLLRLIGQSKATEMILTGDSLSAEDGKTCGLMSEVFSDKDLMPQAIGLASRIASKSQSAVRAALQAIQRGSDLKLREGLLVEATLFGELCESEDKQEGLAAFLEKRTPHFKDL, via the coding sequence ATGAGTGGACTTCCTCGCATATGGCTAACCGAACACCCGGCAGATCATGTCGCGACGGTGACGATCAACCATCCTCCCGCAAATGTGCTTACACCCCAAGGGATTAGTGAACTCGAATCAACCCTGGACGATCTGGCCAATCATGATCCAGTCAAGGTCATCATCATCACCGGAACAGGACGGTTTTTCATTGCAGGAGCCGATATCCGGATGTTGGCAGAAATCGGATCCAAGCCAAAAGGGAAAAAACTGGCCCTCACCGGCCAAAGAATTTTTAATAAAATCGCGGCTTCGCCAAAACCGATTATCGCAGCCATCAATGGCATCTGCCTCGGCGGAGGCTTGGAATTGGCATTGTGTTGTCATCTCCGATTAGCTGCTGAAGGAATTCAGCTCGGGCTACCGGAGGTTAATCTTGGTCTGATCCCTGGGTTCGGCGGGACCCAACGCCTGCTTCGCCTCATCGGCCAATCGAAAGCTACTGAAATGATTTTGACGGGGGATTCGCTCTCAGCAGAGGATGGCAAAACATGTGGACTGATGTCTGAGGTTTTCTCTGATAAAGATTTGATGCCGCAGGCTATCGGACTTGCCAGTCGGATTGCCTCAAAAAGTCAAAGTGCTGTTCGAGCAGCCCTTCAGGCCATTCAGAGGGGATCGGATTTGAAACTTCGTGAGGGTTTGCTGGTAGAAGCAACCTTGTTTGGAGAACTTTGCGAATCCGAAGATAAACAAGAAGGGCTGGCAGCCTTTCTAGAAAAGCGCACTCCGCATTTCAAGGACCTCTGA
- a CDS encoding acyl-CoA dehydrogenase family protein, which produces MSQLFKGMERIEEARQEMAGESFMAGLFMGNPDFNLLFPPEEPDQEEQIGEEYCQKIEDFLKQHVDPDDIERTAKIPEHVLKGLLDLGAFGMKIPKEYGGLGFSYTNYGRVLMLMASWSNILALTVAVPQSIGIAMPILLFGNEEQKKAFLPRVARKEISAFALTEPDTGSDAANIQTNAVLNALGTHFVVNGEKLWCTNGSLASLITLVARVPAKRIFLDGKTKWVPVPEGIGAEASIHTAFILDMASPGVKIQQRCQFEGCRGIENAHMTFTDVQIPVENLIGEIGKGLKYALTILNVGRAISIPALCLGMAKQAWQPTLDRANSRVTFQQPLSRRQTQMRRVGQMAADLFAMEALSWLVWRMADQHAYDIRIEAAIAKIACSEKAINFLKGAQTIFGGMGYEKADSKRVRGEPAFGIEQLVRDIEMYRIGEGATDILRPFVAREALNPHLEQARNYLDAKGKALERIREGVHVAQWYLPRYLDLWKRKPLPSRLEIGHPKIRKHFTYVERASRRLARAIFYILAIHQEGIRDDQGRQNRIESVGEDLLIMATTALWAERQYSREGDPRVWDLSDEIFHAARERIDRMIPEIIHNDDPVAAKVGKRAFLGQYPFLNHGIIQRGLTDYLSPVPASVRPEKDAYKKQHSEKTVLTPHA; this is translated from the coding sequence ATGTCACAACTGTTCAAAGGCATGGAGCGAATAGAAGAAGCGCGCCAGGAAATGGCCGGTGAGAGTTTTATGGCGGGCCTGTTTATGGGAAATCCGGACTTCAATCTGCTGTTTCCGCCGGAAGAGCCCGACCAGGAAGAGCAAATCGGGGAAGAATATTGCCAGAAAATTGAAGATTTTCTGAAGCAGCATGTGGATCCGGACGACATCGAACGAACCGCTAAAATCCCGGAGCATGTGCTCAAGGGCCTGCTGGACCTTGGGGCATTCGGGATGAAAATACCCAAAGAATATGGCGGGCTGGGATTCTCGTATACGAACTACGGGCGGGTGCTGATGCTGATGGCCAGCTGGAGCAATATCCTGGCCCTTACCGTTGCGGTGCCACAGTCCATCGGGATTGCCATGCCCATTCTTCTCTTCGGAAACGAGGAACAAAAAAAGGCCTTTCTCCCGCGGGTGGCAAGAAAGGAAATCTCGGCTTTTGCGCTCACGGAACCCGACACCGGATCGGATGCGGCCAATATTCAAACGAATGCCGTCCTCAATGCCTTGGGCACACATTTTGTGGTAAATGGCGAAAAACTCTGGTGCACGAATGGCTCCCTCGCCAGCCTGATAACACTGGTGGCCCGCGTGCCGGCAAAACGGATATTCTTGGACGGAAAGACCAAATGGGTCCCCGTGCCCGAAGGAATAGGGGCAGAGGCTTCCATCCACACGGCGTTCATCCTGGACATGGCCAGCCCAGGCGTGAAGATTCAACAGCGATGTCAATTTGAAGGGTGCCGGGGCATTGAAAACGCCCACATGACATTCACCGACGTGCAAATTCCAGTGGAGAATCTCATTGGAGAAATCGGGAAAGGCCTGAAATACGCGTTGACCATCCTGAACGTCGGGCGGGCCATTAGCATTCCCGCGTTGTGTTTGGGGATGGCCAAGCAGGCCTGGCAACCCACGTTGGATCGGGCAAATTCACGCGTCACCTTTCAGCAGCCGCTCAGCCGGCGGCAAACCCAAATGAGGCGCGTAGGACAGATGGCTGCGGATCTTTTTGCCATGGAGGCCCTGTCCTGGCTGGTGTGGCGTATGGCCGATCAACATGCGTATGACATTCGTATTGAAGCCGCCATTGCCAAAATCGCGTGTTCGGAAAAGGCGATTAATTTTCTCAAAGGTGCGCAAACAATCTTTGGAGGGATGGGATACGAAAAGGCTGATTCCAAGCGGGTTCGGGGAGAGCCGGCCTTCGGGATTGAACAATTGGTTCGGGATATCGAAATGTACCGTATCGGGGAGGGAGCCACGGATATTCTGCGACCCTTTGTGGCCCGTGAAGCCCTGAACCCGCATTTGGAGCAAGCCAGGAATTATCTGGACGCAAAAGGCAAAGCCCTTGAACGTATCCGGGAAGGGGTGCATGTCGCCCAATGGTATCTACCCCGATACCTTGATCTGTGGAAACGGAAGCCACTTCCTTCCCGTCTGGAAATCGGTCATCCCAAAATTCGCAAGCACTTCACATATGTCGAACGGGCAAGCCGCCGTCTGGCCAGAGCCATCTTCTACATTCTGGCGATTCACCAGGAAGGGATTCGTGATGATCAGGGCAGGCAAAATAGGATTGAGTCAGTCGGGGAAGATTTGTTGATTATGGCGACCACGGCGTTATGGGCTGAACGGCAGTATAGCCGGGAAGGTGATCCCCGGGTCTGGGACTTGTCGGATGAAATATTTCATGCCGCTCGTGAGCGGATTGACCGGATGATTCCGGAAATTATTCATAATGATGATCCCGTCGCCGCAAAGGTCGGAAAGCGGGCGTTCCTGGGGCAATACCCGTTCCTAAATCACGGCATCATTCAACGGGGACTCACCGATTACCTGTCTCCAGTGCCGGCATCAGTTCGGCCAGAGAAAGATGCCTATAAGAAGCAACACTCAGAGAAAACCGTTCTCACTCCCCATGCCTGA